The segment CAGCTCGTTTCGGATTGATTgtatacaatctaattaaaattagattaattGATACAGCGATATACGtaagcggatcaaaggatctaattttaattagattggattgtatattgtttaacgtttaatgtctctctcgagaatttttcactcatatggagacatcaccatggccggtgaaggactgtaaGATTTAgtcctatgcttggcgcttacggtctttgagcagggagaatctttttaaaaataccattccacacctgctgtgacacgagacttcggtttttacggtctcatccgaaggaccaacCCATTTAGTAGGCTCTTACGAGTTACGACACGTAAGGGGtagtgaggacctattctaattcTAGCCCAAACCCCCATGGAACTTGGCTCTTTTCGGAAAGAAGTGTGTAAAAATACAGACTGTCTTTTGAAACAATTTTCAGTTACATCTCAAGAACCGtttttatatgcatatattCAATTAGTTGAATTTTTctgttttcaatttatttatagaAGACCGTAGGATTGATATCTAAATTTCTTTAGTATAATCTtcgcaacaacaaaaaaacacctTTAAAAAGAGAAATGGAGCAGGAACGctgtttttatgaaatatttcttctagGCTTGGATACCATGGATTTGTTGGTCGGGTTGTCATTGATAGCAGGCTCGGTGATGTTTGGCGCTTACTATACCACGTGGGTGATTATTTTGGTAAGCTCAATCATAGATGTTTATGGAACGGATGTTCCCCTTCCCATAATGATGGTTTGATTTCCTAATGTGCATGTATGTTCTTCATATACTACTAGTAACTAGTATGTTCGAAAAGTGGACATACTTACAGTAGCAAGATCAAGTCTCTAACCTTGTCTGCATTAAATGAAGTCCGTGTTATTGGTGGATATTGCAGGATAACCATCggatctcggagcagtccttcatcaTTCATGTCTAGAAATTTACTCTCAGCTTCGGTCGGTTCTTCAGTCATATATAAAATTGTTTTGCAacttattgaattatttttatgctATCAGTTATCGgctttattgttgtattagcaaCACAAAAAGTACAAGTCAGATGTGTAtcgattttctcataatcagttactACGTATGtaggtatatcgcagaataatgaccacTGCATTTCTTTGtactttgcaataaccgtggtagtGTTTGTAATCCAAACCTTACCAGCTTTTCTTTTGTTGGGGGTAGGGGGAGATCgcgtttaattttttttaaaaccaacaCTCCTATAGAGACATCACCTAATTAAAGCCGGTACCACCAATTTTGACCTAGATGCAATATTGCGTATTTATCCCCGTTATAATGTAAGACACCTATAACTCCTTGTGAATAAAGTTACTCGAAAACaaatgttacatttctaaattACATTATATCAACGCCTACCGCGACATAGACATACGGCAACACCTACCGCGACACAGACACACGGCAACGCCTATACCGTGACATAGACACGCAGCAACGCCTACCGTGACATAGACATACGGCAACGTCTAACGCCTACCATGATATAGACATACGACAacgcctactgtgacacagaCACACGGCAACGCCTATACCGTGACACAAACATACGACAACGCCTACCGCGACATAGACATACGGCAACGCCTACCGCGACATAGACACATTGTTTGGATTCATTAGATTTATGAATGTAAAAGAGGCCTTTTCTGGGGCAGCAGTAAACCTTTGAATTTTGAAACAATGTTGATCGTGATGAGTCCATGTTTTTACATGATAATCATGATCTTAttcctttgaattagaacgctttacccgatatagtattgcgttgtgtgacgacacaatcgaatgagacgattgaacaatttgaatgacatgtttgatgtaatacaacaagagttttcattggccgattacagcccgcccactttctcgagcggattcagtgttgctggagaactgtacatagctctctgaaaagatccacctcttataaaaaccttccatttacgggtcacaaaaagctgcggacggttgaggcctgaaatcggtgtattcttgtgttgctgtctcataaactcaatataaaaaaatcttaacatattttcctactatatacttgcgtccaaacatatcttcaaatattcattaaagccacacaccacccgaaaactcgcagcttcaaatgatttcgtatGTTGacgtagccggtcaattcgaactcttgctattggtatctattcataaaatcggttgtaagttatgtattcgctcttcatttattatcaacattaatagaaattcaaacatttttgtaccagtttttgtaaaggtaaaataagctctatatgaacgaaaatgctacataagcccattagatggagaccggccggctcggccgctcatgactaatgaaagccacACTGCCgcgccgtgagtttagctatttgaataattatcatttaaaaggactggggtggtatattatttaaacaatttagctaaaatatttgtggggtattagtacacatctagacgctattgtgccaatatggaattgaaccgggattcgaattgactggctacctaacatggctacgtctacgaacgaaatcatcaaaagctgtgatcgagtttttgggtcgtatggggctttaataaatatttgaaggtatgtttggacacaagtatagtaggaaaatatcttaggaattttttttatattaaatttatgagacagcaacacaagaatacaactttttctctttcttccttttgaagttttttttttccatctagcatctggccgtcatgttttcaaatgctgactactcccgtattagggaatttgggcggacttatacatatggaccaatgagagtttctgttgcatttcgcagttgtattacaaacagattcaattgtgtcgtcacacaacgcaatactatatcggccaaagcgttctaattcaaaggtgaattgcgataaaacTGACTGAAATCTCAATGTTCTGGTAATAATGTCTTTTGTACCTTTTCTTAAAATGTAATAGTGTGGGAAattattcttaattttttttcataaaaatataaaatgtttctgCTCAAACGACCAATAATTGGTTGAAACGGGTGGTGTCGGTATCCATGTAATTTTAATGTCAGAGTTTGAGATATTTTCCCTGAAGTATACTTTCTACGTTTTAACTTTTCCGATCCTGTACTCCTTTTTCTTTACAGCCATTTGTAGATGAGGACAGCTTCCTACAGAATTTTTTCCCACCCAAATTCTTTGCAGTGGCTACTCCTCTGATAATCGGTGTCATTGGTCTTACTGTGATAGGTAGGAGTGCGGAAATTTTAGAGATCGATTATTCATATCCAATATAAATCACATGTACCTGTACTCTGTAAAAGGGAATAAGTAAACTTGAAGTAATGTTTTCGTGATTTTATTCAGTCTCTTCAAATTTCTCATTTCAGGTATATTTGCGAGCATCAAAATGTCATGGAGACGGGATGCAACCAAGCTCAAAACTTCATAACCAGGAA is part of the Ostrea edulis chromosome 2, xbOstEdul1.1, whole genome shotgun sequence genome and harbors:
- the LOC125678542 gene encoding dolichol phosphate-mannose biosynthesis regulatory protein-like; the encoded protein is MDLLVGLSLIAGSVMFGAYYTTWVIILPFVDEDSFLQNFFPPKFFAVATPLIIGVIGLTVIGIFASIKMSWRRDATKLKTS